The following proteins are co-located in the Diaphorobacter sp. HDW4B genome:
- a CDS encoding efflux RND transporter periplasmic adaptor subunit: protein MSHPHHNSVSPQRRWWTVIGAAAAIAAAGGTVFGLQSSHANAPTEVPAAAPAVPVSVAEVLQKDVSLWDEFSGRLEAVQRVDVRPRVAGALQSVHFKEGALVKAGDLLFTVDPAPFAVEVDRAEAQVVAARARMSYAQSEAERAARLWDERAIAQKELDERTNAQREADANLRAAQAALQTAKLNLGYTQVRAPVAGKVGRVDVTVGNLVSAGAGAPVLTTLVSVNPMYASFDADEQIVTNALKGLESGKSARALIESIPVQMGVGTGTGTGEDTPYTGHLQLIDNQVDAKSGTVRVRAVFDNVDGALMAGQFARIRMGQPRSQQALLINERAVGTDQSKKFVLVVGEGNKVEYREVQLGAPVDGLRMVTSGLKVGERIVVNGLQRVRPGAVVAPQDVPMNAKSELAGNESAAKKKPVA, encoded by the coding sequence ATGAGCCATCCACACCACAACTCTGTCTCTCCACAACGTCGCTGGTGGACCGTGATCGGTGCCGCTGCGGCCATTGCAGCCGCAGGCGGAACGGTCTTTGGACTGCAAAGCTCGCATGCGAATGCGCCGACCGAGGTACCTGCTGCTGCGCCCGCAGTTCCCGTTTCGGTGGCCGAAGTGCTGCAAAAGGACGTGAGTCTGTGGGACGAATTCTCGGGCCGCCTCGAAGCCGTGCAGCGGGTCGATGTGCGTCCGCGCGTGGCCGGTGCCTTGCAGTCCGTGCACTTCAAGGAAGGTGCGCTGGTGAAGGCGGGCGATCTGCTGTTCACCGTGGACCCGGCACCGTTCGCGGTCGAGGTGGATCGTGCGGAAGCTCAGGTCGTTGCCGCCAGGGCCCGTATGAGCTATGCGCAGAGCGAGGCCGAGCGTGCCGCGCGTCTGTGGGATGAGCGTGCGATTGCGCAAAAGGAACTCGACGAACGTACGAACGCGCAACGCGAGGCCGATGCGAACCTGCGTGCCGCGCAGGCCGCGCTGCAGACCGCGAAGCTCAACCTCGGCTACACGCAGGTGCGTGCTCCGGTGGCTGGCAAGGTGGGACGCGTCGATGTCACCGTCGGCAATCTGGTGAGCGCGGGGGCGGGCGCGCCAGTGCTCACCACGCTGGTGTCGGTGAACCCGATGTACGCGAGCTTCGATGCCGACGAGCAGATCGTCACGAACGCGCTGAAGGGACTGGAGAGCGGCAAGAGCGCGCGTGCGCTGATCGAAAGCATTCCCGTGCAAATGGGGGTGGGTACGGGCACAGGCACGGGTGAGGACACACCCTACACCGGCCACCTGCAACTTATCGACAACCAGGTCGATGCGAAAAGCGGCACGGTGCGCGTGCGTGCGGTTTTCGACAACGTCGATGGCGCACTCATGGCCGGGCAGTTCGCGCGCATCCGCATGGGCCAGCCGCGCAGCCAGCAGGCCTTGCTGATCAACGAACGCGCGGTCGGCACGGACCAGAGCAAGAAGTTCGTGCTGGTCGTCGGCGAGGGCAACAAGGTCGAGTACCGCGAGGTGCAATTGGGAGCGCCCGTCGATGGCCTGCGCATGGTGACGAGCGGGCTCAAGGTGGGAGAGCGCATCGTCGTGAACGGCTTGCAGCGCGTGCGTCCGGGCGCGGTGGTCGCGCCGCAGGACGTGCCGATGAATGCGAAATCAGAGCTGGCAGGCAATGAATCTGCGGCGAAGAAAAAGCCCGTCGCCTGA
- a CDS encoding VWA domain-containing protein — MLIDFFYTLRAGKLPVSVKEYLTLLEALEAGVVGPKSEDGWALDDFYHLSRTILVKDEKHFDKFDRAFSAYFKGVEMIADLTKELPLEWLRKTLERELSPEQIAAIEKMGWDELMETLKKRLEEQKERHEGGNKWIGTNGTSPFGHGGYNPQGIRIGGPGKNKSAVKVWEQRAYKDYDDTQELGTRNIKVALRRLRKFAREGNELELDLPDTIHSTAANAGFLDIKMIPERHNNVKVLLLMDVGGTMDEHIKRVEELFSAVKTEFKHLEFYYFHNCVYDFMWKNNRRRFAEKFPTWDIIRKYNKDYKLIFVGDATMSPYEILQPGGSVEYNNDEPGAEWLQRLTHAFPKFAWINPEPQGVWEYRQSISIIQQLMGHRMYPLSLKGLEEAMRLLSK; from the coding sequence ATGTTGATCGACTTCTTCTACACCCTGCGCGCGGGCAAGCTGCCCGTATCGGTCAAGGAATACCTCACGCTGCTCGAAGCGCTGGAGGCCGGTGTCGTCGGACCCAAATCCGAGGACGGCTGGGCGCTGGACGATTTCTATCACCTCTCGCGCACCATCCTCGTCAAGGACGAGAAGCACTTCGACAAGTTCGACCGCGCGTTCTCCGCCTACTTCAAGGGCGTGGAGATGATTGCCGATCTGACCAAGGAGCTTCCGCTCGAATGGCTGCGCAAGACGCTGGAGCGCGAACTCTCGCCCGAGCAGATCGCCGCCATCGAGAAGATGGGCTGGGACGAACTCATGGAGACGTTGAAAAAACGCCTCGAAGAGCAGAAGGAACGCCACGAAGGCGGCAACAAGTGGATCGGCACCAACGGCACGAGCCCCTTCGGCCACGGCGGCTACAACCCGCAGGGTATCCGTATCGGCGGGCCGGGCAAGAACAAGAGCGCGGTGAAGGTCTGGGAGCAGCGCGCCTACAAGGACTACGACGACACGCAGGAACTGGGCACGCGCAACATCAAGGTGGCGCTGCGCCGCCTGCGCAAGTTCGCGCGCGAAGGCAACGAGCTGGAACTCGACCTGCCCGACACCATCCACAGCACGGCGGCGAACGCGGGCTTCCTCGACATCAAGATGATCCCCGAGCGCCACAACAACGTGAAGGTGCTGCTGCTCATGGACGTGGGCGGCACGATGGACGAGCACATCAAGCGCGTGGAGGAGCTGTTCTCGGCCGTGAAGACCGAGTTCAAGCATCTGGAGTTCTATTACTTCCACAATTGCGTCTACGACTTCATGTGGAAGAACAACCGCCGCCGTTTCGCCGAAAAGTTTCCGACCTGGGACATCATCCGCAAGTACAACAAGGACTACAAATTGATCTTCGTGGGCGACGCGACGATGAGCCCCTACGAGATCCTTCAGCCCGGCGGCAGCGTGGAATACAACAACGACGAGCCCGGTGCCGAGTGGTTACAGCGGCTTACGCATGCATTCCCCAAATTCGCATGGATCAATCCCGAGCCACAAGGCGTGTGGGAATATCGCCAGAGCATCAGCATCATTCAGCAACTGATGGGCCATCGCATGTACCCGCTGTCCTTGAAGGGACTGGAGGAGGCAATGCGATTGCTCTCCAAATAA
- a CDS encoding alpha/beta hydrolase: protein MSSSKKPASNATPQPRFTDTVVPMASGEDVAVRVYGSKPQAGTSIPLVLHFHGGAFIDGDLDSGCTVAGLLQAVGARVVSVAYPLSPEHPFPRPLEIGYAVLQWGYKHRTRLAGKGAPLYVAGEEAGGNLAAGVCLMARDQHHPPLAGQILISPMLNPCAGTPSLRAVTGEATDCKWAQGWQKYLGCTHDALHPYAVPAMAQRLAGLPPTLIMVGGGDPMCDEALAYAKRLKSAGLTVQEHAFVEATEWPDALLEPGSMDCPCEAQVLEQLKIFFEASRCHTPN from the coding sequence ATGTCATCCAGCAAGAAGCCCGCGTCCAACGCCACACCGCAGCCCCGTTTCACCGACACCGTCGTTCCGATGGCGTCCGGCGAGGACGTGGCCGTGCGCGTCTACGGCAGCAAGCCGCAGGCGGGAACGAGCATTCCCTTGGTGCTGCATTTTCATGGTGGCGCGTTCATCGATGGCGATCTGGACAGCGGCTGCACCGTTGCCGGCCTGTTGCAGGCCGTGGGCGCGCGTGTGGTCTCGGTCGCCTATCCGCTCTCGCCAGAGCACCCGTTTCCGCGTCCATTGGAGATCGGATACGCCGTGCTGCAGTGGGGCTACAAGCACCGCACGAGACTGGCGGGCAAGGGCGCGCCCCTGTATGTGGCGGGCGAGGAGGCGGGTGGCAATCTGGCCGCCGGTGTGTGCCTGATGGCGCGTGATCAGCACCATCCGCCGCTCGCCGGGCAGATACTGATTTCGCCGATGCTCAACCCTTGCGCAGGCACGCCGTCGCTGCGCGCAGTCACCGGCGAGGCCACCGATTGCAAGTGGGCGCAGGGCTGGCAGAAGTACCTTGGCTGTACACACGATGCCTTGCACCCCTATGCCGTGCCAGCGATGGCGCAGCGGCTTGCGGGCCTGCCGCCCACGCTCATCATGGTGGGTGGCGGTGATCCCATGTGCGACGAGGCGCTGGCCTATGCCAAACGCCTGAAGAGCGCAGGGCTCACGGTGCAGGAGCATGCCTTCGTGGAGGCCACAGAGTGGCCCGATGCGCTGCTCGAACCCGGCTCCATGGACTGCCCGTGCGAGGCACAGGTGCTGGAGCAACTGAAGATTTTTTTCGAGGCGTCTCGATGTCACACGCCCAACTGA
- a CDS encoding LysR family transcriptional regulator → MDQIQAMRIFARVVEAGTFTLAADTLQLPKATVTKHVQALEDRLKVKLLNRTTRRVTVTTDGAAYYDRAVRVLADFDDLEASMSQVRATPRGRLRVDVGTSIARLLIIPHLAEFQSRYPDIQIDLGVSDRPVDLIGDNVDCVIRGGELSDQSLVARRVGNLDFITVASPDYLKRHGTPTHPRELGDPGTGHNSVLYFARVSARRYPLEFKQGDEYIEISTPSTLAVNESNAYTSVLLAGHGVGQITTFQAHPHIARGELVRLLPEWTQVPLPVYVVYPPNSHLSAKVRAFVDWVVELFAADPLLQR, encoded by the coding sequence ATGGATCAGATACAGGCAATGCGCATCTTCGCGCGCGTGGTGGAAGCGGGCACGTTCACGCTCGCCGCCGACACGCTGCAGCTGCCCAAGGCCACCGTCACCAAGCATGTGCAGGCGCTCGAGGATCGGCTCAAGGTCAAGCTGCTCAACCGCACCACACGCCGCGTGACCGTGACCACGGACGGCGCGGCCTACTACGACCGTGCGGTGCGCGTGCTCGCCGATTTCGACGATCTCGAAGCCAGCATGAGCCAGGTCCGCGCCACACCGCGCGGCCGTCTGCGCGTGGACGTGGGTACCTCGATCGCGCGCCTGTTGATCATTCCCCATTTGGCCGAATTCCAGTCGCGCTATCCGGACATACAGATCGACCTCGGCGTGAGCGACCGACCCGTCGATCTCATCGGCGACAACGTGGATTGCGTGATTCGCGGTGGCGAGTTGAGCGATCAGTCGCTCGTCGCGCGGCGCGTGGGCAATCTCGATTTCATCACCGTCGCATCGCCCGACTACTTGAAGCGCCACGGCACACCCACGCACCCGCGCGAGCTGGGCGATCCGGGTACAGGCCACAACAGCGTGCTCTATTTCGCACGTGTGTCGGCCCGCCGCTATCCGCTGGAATTCAAGCAGGGCGACGAGTACATCGAGATCAGCACGCCCTCGACCCTCGCCGTCAACGAATCCAACGCCTACACCAGCGTGCTGCTGGCGGGCCATGGCGTGGGGCAGATCACCACGTTTCAGGCGCATCCGCACATCGCCAGGGGCGAGTTGGTGCGACTCCTGCCCGAATGGACCCAGGTGCCGCTGCCGGTCTACGTGGTCTACCCACCCAACTCGCACCTGAGCGCCAAGGTGCGCGCGTTTGTGGACTGGGTGGTGGAACTGTTCGCCGCCGATCCGCTGCTGCAGCGCTGA
- a CDS encoding cytochrome c, producing MKRTFTTIFGLAVACATGLVQAQEIKGDAKAGEGKIAMCIGCHGIVGYQATFPEVYRVPMISGQSAKYIVNALNEYKKGERKHPTMRGIADSLTEQDMADVAAYYSTHTKDAKPVPDKAREPNAQVAQLLQKGACVSCHGDNFSKAIDPSYPKLAGQHKDYLYAALRSYKADANPIGGRSNAIMAGMAKQFTNAELKELAGYISSLPGDLQTVPESRFR from the coding sequence ATGAAAAGAACGTTTACCACGATATTCGGCTTGGCTGTCGCGTGCGCGACGGGCCTTGTTCAAGCCCAGGAGATCAAGGGAGATGCCAAGGCCGGCGAAGGCAAGATTGCCATGTGCATCGGCTGCCATGGCATCGTCGGCTATCAGGCCACATTCCCCGAGGTGTATCGCGTGCCGATGATTTCGGGCCAGAGCGCGAAGTACATCGTCAACGCACTCAATGAATACAAGAAGGGCGAGCGCAAGCATCCCACGATGCGCGGCATTGCCGATTCGCTCACCGAGCAGGACATGGCCGACGTGGCCGCGTACTACTCCACCCACACCAAGGACGCGAAGCCCGTGCCCGACAAGGCCCGCGAGCCCAACGCGCAAGTCGCCCAGTTGCTGCAAAAGGGCGCCTGCGTGTCCTGCCACGGCGACAACTTCTCCAAGGCCATCGACCCGTCCTATCCCAAGCTGGCTGGCCAGCACAAGGACTACCTGTACGCCGCGCTGCGCTCGTACAAGGCCGACGCCAACCCGATCGGTGGCCGCTCCAACGCCATCATGGCGGGCATGGCCAAGCAGTTCACGAATGCGGAACTCAAGGAGCTGGCGGGCTACATCAGCTCGTTGCCCGGCGATCTGCAGACGGTTCCGGAGTCGCGTTTCCGTTGA
- a CDS encoding efflux RND transporter permease subunit: MNLSRFFIDRPIFAGVLSVLIFLSGLIAMRVLPISEYPEVVPPSVVVRAQYPGASPKVIAETVATPLEESINGAEGMLYMGSQATTDGVMTLTVTFQLGTDPDKAQQLVQNRVSQAEPRLPEEVRRLGVTTVKSAPDLTMVVHMVSPNGRYDIDYLRNYAVLNVKDRLARVTGVGQVQIFGGGDYSMRAWLDPQKVAQRGLSASDVVAAIRGQNVQAAAGVVGASPGLPGVDMQLSLNAQGRLSTTEEFGDIIVKTGADGAVTRLRDVARLELGAADYSLRSLLNNEPAVGMGVFQAPGSNALEISDNVRKTMVELNRNMPEGVEYRIAYDPTQFVRASIDSVVHTLLEAIALVVIVVILFLQTWRASIIPLLAVPVSVVGTFAVLHLLGFSINALSLFGLVLAIGIVVDDAIVVVENVERNIEAGLSPRDATYRAMREVSGPIIAIALVLVAVFVPLAFISGLTGQFYRQFAVTIAISTVISAINSLTLSPALAALLLKGHDEPKDALTRGMDRVLGGFFRRFNALFHRGSEAYSGGVRGVIRHKGGMFVIYLALVGATWGLFQMVPGGFVPAQDKQYLVGFAQLPDGATLDRTDDVIRRMGEIAMKNPNVEDAIAFPGLSINGFTNSSNSGIVFVTLKPFGERKRADQSGNAVAGQLNQSFGEIQEAFIAMFPPPPVAGLGTTGGFKLQIEDRASLGYEAMDAAVKAFMAKASQTPELAGLFTSWQVNVPQLYADIDRTKARQLGVPVTDIFETLQIYLGSLYANDFNQFGRTYSVRVQADAAYRAKAEDVAQLKVRSTTGEMVPLSALMTIKPSFGPERAMRYNGFLSADVNGSPAAGFSSGQAREAIERVAAETLPQGIGFEWTELTYQEILAGNSALLVFPLAILLVFLVLAAQYESLTLPLAIVLIVPMGLLAAMTGVWLSHGDNNVFTQIGLVVLVGLSAKNAILIVEFARELEFVGRTPVQAAIEASRLRLRPILMTSMAFIMGVLPLVLSTGAGAEMRSAMGIAVFAGMIGVTAFGLFLTPVFYVLLRKLAGNRPLAHHGTHVAPDIGPKHDSGVGSAHPILAAPRGHDE, translated from the coding sequence ATGAACCTATCCCGATTTTTCATCGACCGCCCGATCTTTGCGGGCGTGCTGTCGGTGCTCATCTTTCTCTCGGGCCTGATCGCCATGCGGGTGCTGCCGATCTCGGAATATCCCGAGGTGGTGCCGCCGTCCGTCGTGGTGCGCGCGCAGTATCCGGGCGCAAGCCCCAAGGTGATCGCCGAGACCGTAGCCACGCCGTTGGAGGAATCCATCAACGGCGCGGAAGGCATGCTCTACATGGGCAGCCAGGCGACGACCGATGGCGTGATGACGCTCACCGTCACCTTCCAGCTCGGCACCGATCCCGACAAGGCGCAGCAGCTTGTGCAGAACCGCGTCTCGCAGGCCGAGCCGCGCCTGCCGGAAGAGGTGCGCCGCCTGGGCGTGACCACGGTGAAGAGCGCGCCCGATCTCACGATGGTGGTGCACATGGTCTCGCCCAACGGGCGCTACGACATCGACTATCTGCGCAACTACGCCGTGCTCAATGTGAAGGACCGCCTTGCGCGCGTGACCGGCGTGGGGCAGGTGCAGATATTCGGCGGCGGCGACTACTCGATGCGCGCGTGGCTCGACCCGCAGAAGGTCGCGCAGCGCGGTCTTTCCGCCAGCGATGTGGTCGCTGCGATCCGCGGCCAGAACGTGCAGGCCGCAGCCGGTGTGGTGGGTGCTTCGCCCGGCCTGCCCGGTGTGGACATGCAACTGTCGCTGAATGCGCAGGGCCGTCTTTCCACGACCGAAGAATTCGGCGACATCATCGTGAAGACCGGCGCGGACGGCGCAGTCACGCGCTTGCGTGATGTGGCGCGGCTGGAATTGGGCGCGGCGGATTACTCGCTGCGTTCGCTGCTCAACAACGAGCCCGCCGTGGGCATGGGCGTGTTCCAGGCACCGGGATCGAACGCGCTGGAAATCTCCGACAACGTGCGCAAGACCATGGTCGAGCTGAACCGCAACATGCCCGAAGGCGTGGAGTACCGCATCGCCTACGACCCCACTCAGTTCGTGCGTGCGTCGATTGATTCGGTCGTGCACACGCTGCTCGAAGCCATTGCGCTGGTGGTGATCGTGGTGATTCTTTTCCTGCAGACCTGGCGCGCCTCCATCATCCCGCTGCTGGCCGTTCCGGTGTCCGTCGTCGGCACGTTTGCGGTGCTGCATCTGCTGGGCTTTTCGATCAATGCGCTGAGCCTTTTCGGGCTGGTGCTGGCGATTGGCATCGTGGTGGATGACGCCATCGTGGTGGTCGAGAACGTCGAGCGCAACATCGAGGCGGGCCTGTCTCCGCGCGATGCGACCTATCGTGCGATGCGCGAAGTCTCCGGCCCCATCATCGCGATTGCGCTGGTGCTGGTGGCCGTGTTCGTGCCGCTGGCTTTCATCAGCGGTCTGACGGGGCAGTTCTACCGCCAGTTCGCGGTGACGATCGCGATCTCCACGGTGATCTCGGCGATCAACTCGCTGACCTTGTCGCCTGCGCTGGCAGCCCTTTTGCTCAAGGGCCACGACGAGCCCAAGGATGCGCTCACGCGTGGCATGGATCGCGTGCTCGGTGGTTTCTTTCGTCGCTTCAACGCGCTGTTCCATCGCGGCTCCGAGGCCTACAGCGGCGGCGTGCGCGGCGTGATTCGCCACAAGGGCGGCATGTTCGTGATCTACCTTGCGCTCGTCGGCGCGACATGGGGACTGTTCCAGATGGTGCCCGGCGGCTTTGTGCCCGCGCAGGACAAGCAATACCTCGTCGGCTTTGCGCAGTTGCCCGATGGCGCGACGCTCGATCGCACCGACGACGTGATCCGCCGCATGGGCGAGATCGCGATGAAGAATCCGAACGTGGAAGACGCGATTGCCTTTCCCGGCCTGTCGATCAACGGCTTCACCAACAGCTCCAATTCGGGCATCGTGTTCGTCACGCTCAAGCCGTTTGGCGAGCGCAAGCGCGCCGACCAAAGCGGCAATGCCGTGGCGGGTCAGTTGAACCAGTCGTTTGGTGAAATCCAGGAAGCCTTCATCGCCATGTTCCCGCCGCCGCCAGTGGCGGGGCTGGGCACGACGGGTGGCTTCAAGCTGCAGATCGAGGACCGCGCATCGCTTGGCTACGAGGCCATGGATGCGGCCGTGAAAGCCTTCATGGCCAAGGCCAGCCAGACGCCGGAACTCGCCGGCCTGTTCACGAGCTGGCAGGTCAACGTGCCGCAGCTTTATGCCGACATCGACCGCACCAAGGCGCGCCAGCTCGGCGTGCCGGTGACCGACATTTTCGAGACGCTGCAAATCTATCTGGGCAGCCTGTACGCCAACGACTTCAACCAGTTTGGCCGCACGTACAGCGTGCGTGTGCAGGCCGATGCGGCCTATCGCGCCAAGGCCGAAGACGTCGCGCAGCTCAAGGTGCGTTCGACCACGGGCGAGATGGTGCCGCTGTCTGCGCTCATGACGATCAAGCCCAGCTTCGGCCCCGAACGTGCGATGCGCTACAACGGCTTTCTGTCGGCCGACGTGAATGGCAGTCCGGCGGCGGGCTTCTCTTCAGGACAGGCACGTGAGGCCATCGAGCGCGTTGCCGCCGAAACGCTGCCGCAAGGCATTGGCTTTGAATGGACCGAACTGACCTACCAGGAAATCCTCGCGGGCAATTCCGCCTTGCTGGTGTTTCCACTCGCCATCCTGCTGGTGTTCCTCGTGCTCGCGGCGCAGTACGAAAGCCTGACGCTGCCGCTGGCCATCGTGCTCATCGTGCCCATGGGTCTGCTCGCCGCGATGACCGGCGTGTGGCTTTCGCACGGCGACAACAACGTGTTCACGCAGATCGGACTGGTCGTGCTTGTGGGGCTGTCGGCGAAGAACGCGATTCTGATCGTCGAATTCGCACGCGAACTGGAGTTCGTGGGACGCACGCCCGTGCAAGCCGCGATCGAAGCGAGCCGTCTGCGTCTGCGCCCGATTCTGATGACGTCGATGGCCTTCATCATGGGCGTGCTGCCGCTCGTGCTCTCGACCGGCGCGGGCGCGGAAATGCGCAGCGCCATGGGCATTGCGGTGTTCGCCGGAATGATCGGCGTGACGGCCTTTGGCTTGTTCCTCACCCCCGTGTTCTACGTGCTGCTGCGCAAGCTCGCGGGCAATCGTCCGTTGGCCCATCACGGCACGCATGTGGCTCCGGATATCGGGCCGAAACACGACAGCGGAGTCGGCTCGGCACATCCGATTCTGGCCGCACCGCGCGGACATGACGAATGA
- a CDS encoding universal stress protein has translation MRIQTIAALTDFSTQAEQALDRAALIAAQHQAVLWLVYAADEQDPRFVSPQARLEQRARQLARRHAIDVVAREFDGYNSVAERAMAVASGADLLVLDRRMERLWNKPWRGAVLAHCLRHSPCPVLVVQQAPTTEEVEQSAYARMLVAVDSTERAREVLHFAADLQRSTAVDLFQSRDPGVSGVEEEQEFEVLEQFRDELKREILETAEQRRLRIKDADDARRNRVDSQNGTRDVTRQIMVQQQRSGADLIVIGATRNHWSDRWSLSTRATRLAMMVSCDVLVCGQLPQERERPRPIELGSRKGWLQFKF, from the coding sequence ATGCGCATTCAAACCATAGCCGCATTGACTGATTTTTCGACCCAGGCCGAGCAGGCACTGGACAGGGCCGCGCTGATCGCGGCGCAGCACCAGGCCGTGCTGTGGCTGGTCTACGCCGCCGACGAGCAGGACCCGCGTTTCGTGAGCCCGCAGGCGCGGCTCGAACAGCGAGCGCGCCAGCTCGCGCGCCGACACGCCATCGACGTGGTCGCCCGTGAATTCGACGGCTACAACAGCGTGGCCGAGCGCGCCATGGCCGTGGCCAGCGGTGCCGATTTGCTGGTGCTGGATCGCCGCATGGAACGCCTGTGGAACAAGCCCTGGCGCGGTGCGGTGCTCGCCCATTGCCTGCGCCACAGCCCTTGCCCGGTGCTCGTGGTGCAGCAGGCACCCACGACCGAAGAGGTGGAGCAGTCAGCCTACGCACGCATGCTCGTGGCGGTGGACAGCACCGAGCGCGCACGCGAGGTGCTGCACTTCGCCGCCGACCTGCAGCGCAGCACGGCTGTCGATCTGTTCCAGTCGCGCGATCCGGGGGTCTCCGGCGTCGAGGAGGAGCAGGAATTCGAGGTGCTTGAGCAGTTCCGCGATGAACTCAAGCGCGAGATCTTGGAGACTGCCGAGCAGCGCCGCCTGCGCATCAAGGACGCCGACGACGCCCGCCGCAACCGCGTGGACAGCCAGAACGGCACGCGCGACGTGACGCGCCAGATCATGGTGCAGCAGCAGCGCTCGGGAGCCGACCTGATCGTGATCGGGGCGACCCGCAACCACTGGAGCGACCGCTGGTCTCTGAGCACGCGTGCGACGCGTCTGGCGATGATGGTGTCGTGCGACGTGCTGGTCTGCGGTCAGTTGCCGCAGGAGCGCGAACGTCCGCGTCCGATTGAACTGGGCAGCCGCAAGGGCTGGCTGCAGTTCAAGTTCTGA
- a CDS encoding MoxR family ATPase produces the protein MKFQGSQNYVATQDLKLAVNAAMALQRPLLVKGEPGTGKTMLAEEVASELGLPLLQWHIKSTTKAQQGLYEYDAVSRLRDSQLGDAESSERVKDIRNYIVQGVLWQAFTADEPVALLIDEIDKADIEFPNDLLRELDRMEFYCYETRELIKAKHRPLVFITSNNEKELPDAFLRRCFFHYIKFPDADTMRQIVHVHFPTLKSELLTVAMKTFYDIRNLPGLKKKPSTSELIDWLKLLVAEEIPMEALQSADNKVSVPPLVGALLKNEQDVSLFEKLVFMNQRNR, from the coding sequence ATGAAATTCCAAGGTTCTCAGAATTACGTCGCCACCCAGGATTTGAAACTCGCTGTGAATGCAGCCATGGCGCTGCAACGCCCATTGCTCGTCAAGGGTGAACCCGGCACCGGCAAAACCATGCTGGCCGAGGAAGTCGCCAGCGAATTGGGCTTGCCTTTGTTGCAATGGCACATCAAATCCACCACCAAAGCCCAGCAGGGTTTGTACGAATATGACGCGGTAAGTCGTTTGCGTGACAGCCAATTGGGCGATGCAGAAAGCAGCGAGCGCGTCAAAGATATTCGCAACTACATTGTTCAGGGCGTTCTCTGGCAGGCATTTACTGCCGACGAGCCAGTGGCTTTGCTGATTGATGAAATCGACAAGGCGGATATTGAATTCCCCAACGATTTGCTGCGCGAACTCGACCGCATGGAGTTCTACTGCTACGAAACGCGCGAGCTGATCAAGGCCAAGCACCGTCCGCTGGTGTTCATCACCTCGAACAACGAAAAGGAACTGCCCGACGCCTTCCTGCGCCGCTGCTTCTTCCACTACATCAAGTTCCCCGACGCGGACACCATGCGCCAGATCGTGCATGTGCACTTCCCCACGCTCAAGAGCGAGCTGCTGACCGTGGCGATGAAGACCTTCTACGACATCCGCAATCTGCCGGGTCTGAAGAAGAAGCCTTCGACCAGCGAGCTGATCGACTGGCTCAAGCTGCTCGTCGCCGAAGAGATTCCGATGGAAGCCCTGCAAAGCGCCGACAACAAGGTCAGTGTGCCGCCGCTGGTGGGCGCGCTGCTCAAGAACGAGCAGGACGTGAGCCTGTTCGAGAAGCTGGTGTTCATGAACCAGCGCAACCGCTGA
- a CDS encoding DUF1841 family protein has product MFNPSQADVRRFFCGAYAKQQANQPMEAIETLAALWIDEHPEYREELTDAEAAVKRNYDETPDRTNPFLHLSMHLSISEQCSIDQPRGIRQAVELLSKRLDSLHDAHHAAMECLGTMLWESQRSGRPPDGEAYVAAVQRRATRD; this is encoded by the coding sequence ATGTTCAACCCGTCCCAAGCCGATGTGCGCCGTTTTTTCTGCGGTGCATATGCCAAGCAGCAAGCCAATCAGCCCATGGAAGCCATCGAAACGCTGGCGGCCCTGTGGATTGACGAGCACCCCGAATACCGCGAAGAACTGACCGACGCCGAAGCGGCCGTGAAGCGCAATTACGACGAGACGCCGGATCGCACGAATCCGTTTTTGCACCTGTCGATGCACCTGTCGATCAGCGAGCAGTGCAGCATCGACCAGCCGCGCGGCATTCGTCAGGCAGTGGAGCTGCTGTCCAAGCGCCTCGATTCATTGCATGACGCGCACCACGCTGCAATGGAGTGCCTTGGCACCATGCTGTGGGAAAGCCAGCGCTCGGGCCGTCCGCCCGATGGCGAGGCCTACGTGGCGGCCGTGCAGCGGCGCGCCACGCGGGATTGA